One region of Suncus etruscus isolate mSunEtr1 chromosome 5, mSunEtr1.pri.cur, whole genome shotgun sequence genomic DNA includes:
- the C5H2orf80 gene encoding uncharacterized protein C2orf80 homolog yields MERRLLKKEIQKLLGDYIGIRLRENEFDPKGRRQLTFLDDMAHCDLALSVALQWLDGSEDLSWPEWEKVRTLLCDKSIYPNNRERKAMILSSYAGILLNNIPIEEVFKIYGADSSATSGTTKVPSAPPFPVSLHPFAMLTAPKAAEYARKQSVKLRRGAMNKNVTSNSTREVQAMKWKS; encoded by the exons ATGGAGAGAAGGCTCCTAAAGAAGGAAATCCAGAAGCTCCT GGGAGATTATATTGGCATCAGACTTCGGGAAAATGAATTTGACCCAAAAGGAAGAAGGCAACTCACCTTTCTAGATGATATG GCTCACTGCGACTTAGCCCTCAGCGTGGCTCTTCAGTGGCTGGACGGCTCTGAGGACTTGAGTTGGCCGGAGTGGGAGAAAGT GAGAACGCTGCTTTGTGACAAATCTATTTATCCAAACAACAGAGAGCGAAAAGCAATGATTCTATCATCTTATGCTGGGATCCTACTG AATAACATCCCGATTGAAGAAGTCTTTAAAATTTATGGAGCTGATTCTTCTGCCACTTCTGGTACCACTAAG GTTCCCAGTGCTCCACCTTTCCCTGTCTCTCTACATCCCTTCGCCATGTTAACAGCACCCAAGGCAGCAGAATATGCCCGCAAACAGA GTGTCAAGCTAAGAAGGGGAGCAATGAATAAAAATGTCACCAGCAATTCTACAAGGGAAGTTCAAGCCATGAAGTGGAAATCATAA